One Ignavibacterium album JCM 16511 genomic region harbors:
- the mtaB gene encoding tRNA (N(6)-L-threonylcarbamoyladenosine(37)-C(2))-methylthiotransferase MtaB gives MKKTVSLHTLGCKLNFSETSTIGKEFLKNGYSIVDFDSKADIYVFNTCTVTENAEKECRQLVRRALRNNPEAFVIVTGCYAQLRPEEIAKIDGVDVVLGSNEKFRIFSLLNDFTKKELSCIYVSPLDELNQFGKANSTEADSRTRAFFKIQDGCDYKCSFCTIPLARGKSRSMNPDEVINEFRLLVEEGYREIILTGVNVGDYGKNYSTDLYHLLLRMIEVEGDFRIRISSIEPNLLSDEIIDLTASSEKLCKHFHIPLQSGSAEILKLMQRRYTVDDYRKVIEKVVDKIPECGIGIDVIVGFPGETEKHFNETYKFLTELPFSYLHVFTYSERPNTKAISLPGKVEVNERKKRNNMLRILSDKKKNAFYNSLIGSELEVLFEAENDNGLIKGFSSNYVRVALKYDEKLVNNFSKVKVKEIQDGLAISELTEIKNTFELSCL, from the coding sequence ATGAAAAAAACCGTTTCACTACATACACTTGGCTGCAAATTAAATTTTTCAGAAACTTCAACTATTGGAAAAGAATTTCTGAAAAATGGATATTCTATTGTTGATTTTGATTCCAAAGCAGATATTTATGTGTTCAATACTTGCACAGTAACTGAGAATGCAGAAAAAGAATGTCGTCAACTTGTCAGAAGAGCATTAAGAAATAATCCCGAAGCCTTTGTAATTGTAACCGGATGTTATGCTCAGCTTCGTCCGGAAGAAATTGCAAAAATTGACGGAGTTGATGTAGTACTCGGTAGTAATGAAAAATTCAGAATCTTTTCTCTTCTGAATGATTTTACAAAAAAGGAACTTTCCTGTATCTATGTTTCACCTCTTGATGAACTTAATCAGTTTGGCAAAGCAAATTCAACTGAAGCTGACAGCAGAACAAGAGCGTTCTTCAAAATTCAGGATGGTTGCGATTACAAATGTTCATTCTGCACTATTCCATTAGCGCGTGGGAAAAGTCGAAGTATGAATCCGGATGAAGTAATAAATGAATTCAGGTTACTCGTAGAAGAAGGATACAGGGAAATAATTCTTACCGGAGTTAATGTTGGCGACTACGGAAAAAATTATTCTACTGATTTATATCATCTACTTCTAAGAATGATTGAAGTTGAAGGTGACTTCAGAATAAGGATTTCTTCCATTGAACCAAATTTATTAAGCGATGAGATTATTGATTTAACGGCATCATCAGAAAAGCTTTGTAAACATTTTCATATTCCACTTCAAAGCGGAAGTGCTGAGATACTCAAGCTTATGCAACGCAGATACACAGTTGACGATTACAGAAAAGTTATTGAAAAAGTTGTTGATAAAATACCTGAATGCGGAATCGGAATAGATGTTATTGTTGGTTTTCCCGGTGAAACCGAAAAACATTTTAATGAGACTTATAAATTTTTAACAGAACTTCCCTTTTCTTATTTACATGTCTTCACTTACTCTGAAAGACCAAATACAAAAGCTATTTCCCTTCCCGGAAAAGTTGAGGTGAATGAAAGAAAGAAAAGAAATAATATGCTTCGGATTTTAAGCGATAAAAAGAAAAATGCTTTTTATAACTCGCTAATAGGTTCTGAACTTGAAGTTCTTTTCGAAGCTGAAAATGATAATGGACTGATTAAAGGTTTTTCCTCAAATTATGTCAGAGTTGCATTAAAGTATGATGAAAAGCTTGTTAACAATTTTTCAAAAGTTAAAGTGAAAGAAATTCAGGATGGTTTAGCAATTTCAGAATTAACAGAGATTAAAAATACCTTTGAATTAAGCTGCCTTTAG
- the rpsA gene encoding 30S ribosomal protein S1 encodes MSQTKETTLNTLTPDEIEKAKVKFNHDQYSNEEFETLAKLYSESFRDVKEGELVRGKIVRVQGDNVIVDIGFKSEGTIPKSEFPADSEIKVGQEVEVVLESVEDQDGNLVLSKQRADFLRIWERVINAAKTGEVLQGKIIKRIKGGMVVDLMGMEAFLPGSQIDVKPIRDFDAFVGQTKDFRVVKVNEPTENVVVSHKVLIEEEMKDQRAAILQSLEKGQILEGTVKAITDFGVFVDLGGVDGLIHITDLSWGRINHPNEVVKLDETIKVVVTDFDEEKKRISLSLKKLLPHPWENIEQKYKVGDKVSGRVVSLTDYGAFIEIEKGIEGLIHNSEMSWTQHIKHPSQVVAMGQIVEAIILSLDKEEKKISLGIKQLEPDPWQKLMEKYPVGSRHMGIARNLTNFGVFVELEPGVDGLIHISDLSWTKKIRHPGEVVKKNEKIEVIVLSVDVEQRKISLGHKQITENPWPKFEQMYSVGTETTGKVVRIIEKGLIAELPEKVDGFVPATQLSTAKIKNLATHFPVDAELPLKVIEFDKESKKIVLSAIAALKEKSDEEIQKYIDTFKLEKVTVQNIKSAETGTIDTSDFPIFEEASPEAPKEEKKEESK; translated from the coding sequence ATGTCCCAAACAAAAGAAACGACTCTCAATACACTGACACCCGATGAGATTGAAAAGGCGAAAGTCAAATTCAACCACGATCAGTATTCTAATGAAGAGTTCGAAACTCTCGCCAAGCTTTACTCCGAATCATTCAGAGATGTGAAAGAAGGTGAGTTGGTTCGCGGTAAAATCGTTCGAGTCCAGGGCGATAATGTAATTGTTGATATTGGATTCAAATCTGAAGGAACAATTCCCAAATCAGAATTTCCTGCTGATTCTGAAATAAAGGTTGGACAAGAAGTAGAAGTTGTTCTCGAAAGTGTTGAAGACCAGGATGGAAATCTTGTACTCAGCAAACAAAGAGCAGATTTCCTTAGAATCTGGGAAAGAGTTATAAACGCCGCTAAAACTGGTGAAGTTCTTCAAGGTAAAATCATTAAAAGAATCAAAGGTGGAATGGTTGTTGACCTGATGGGAATGGAAGCATTCTTACCAGGTTCACAAATTGATGTTAAACCAATTCGTGATTTTGATGCTTTTGTTGGTCAGACTAAGGATTTCAGAGTTGTTAAAGTTAATGAGCCAACTGAGAATGTTGTAGTATCACATAAAGTTCTGATCGAAGAAGAAATGAAAGATCAGAGAGCTGCAATTCTGCAAAGTCTTGAAAAAGGTCAGATACTTGAAGGAACTGTTAAAGCAATTACAGACTTTGGTGTATTCGTTGATCTTGGTGGTGTTGATGGTTTAATTCATATCACTGATTTAAGCTGGGGAAGAATCAATCATCCAAATGAAGTAGTTAAACTTGATGAAACAATTAAAGTTGTAGTTACTGATTTTGATGAAGAGAAGAAGAGAATTTCTCTATCTCTTAAAAAACTTCTTCCACATCCCTGGGAAAACATCGAGCAGAAATACAAAGTTGGTGATAAAGTTTCTGGTCGTGTTGTTTCTCTTACTGACTACGGCGCATTCATCGAAATTGAAAAGGGTATTGAAGGTTTGATTCACAACTCTGAAATGAGCTGGACTCAACACATTAAACATCCAAGTCAGGTTGTTGCAATGGGTCAGATTGTTGAAGCAATTATCTTAAGTCTTGATAAAGAAGAAAAGAAAATCTCGCTTGGCATCAAACAACTTGAACCAGATCCCTGGCAAAAGCTTATGGAAAAATATCCGGTTGGTTCAAGACATATGGGAATTGCAAGAAATCTCACCAACTTTGGTGTATTTGTTGAATTGGAACCAGGCGTAGATGGACTTATTCATATTTCTGATTTATCTTGGACAAAAAAGATTCGTCATCCCGGTGAAGTTGTAAAGAAGAATGAAAAGATCGAAGTTATTGTTCTGAGTGTTGATGTCGAACAGAGAAAAATTTCACTTGGTCATAAACAGATAACCGAAAATCCGTGGCCAAAGTTCGAACAAATGTATTCTGTTGGCACAGAAACAACAGGAAAAGTTGTCCGTATTATTGAAAAAGGATTGATTGCAGAATTACCTGAAAAGGTTGACGGCTTTGTTCCTGCAACACAGTTATCAACTGCAAAAATCAAAAATCTGGCAACTCACTTCCCTGTTGATGCTGAGTTACCACTGAAAGTAATTGAGTTCGATAAGGAAAGTAAGAAAATTGTTCTTAGCGCAATTGCAGCATTAAAAGAAAAATCAGATGAAGAAATTCAGAAATACATTGACACATTTAAATTAGAAAAAGTAACTGTGCAGAATATCAAGAGCGCTGAAACTGGAACTATTGATACATCTGATTTCCCAATCTTTGAAGAAGCTTCGCCTGAAGCTCCAAAAGAAGAAAAGAAAGAAGAATCAAAATAA
- the cmk gene encoding (d)CMP kinase: MSEKLIIAIDGPAGSGKSTTAKLLAKKLGYLYIDTGAMYRAVTLYAIKNNILNDEKKIIELASDLDIELKFEDGQTKVRVNGKDVTDEIRSLEVNQNVSPVSKIEGVRKILVQKQKEMGKNGGVVMEGRDITTVVFPNADVKIFLTASIDERARRRALEFAQKGQQVDIEKVKQNILERDRIDSSRDVSPLTKSPDAIEIDTSNLSIDQQVDLILEESKKVADKKGIKLTIN; the protein is encoded by the coding sequence ATGTCTGAAAAACTCATTATTGCTATTGATGGTCCTGCAGGTTCCGGAAAAAGTACAACTGCAAAATTGCTGGCGAAAAAGTTGGGCTACCTATACATTGACACTGGTGCGATGTATCGTGCAGTAACTCTTTATGCCATCAAGAATAACATTTTAAATGATGAAAAAAAAATTATTGAACTTGCATCTGATTTAGACATAGAATTAAAATTTGAAGACGGACAAACAAAAGTTAGAGTTAATGGAAAAGATGTAACTGATGAAATTCGTTCTCTTGAAGTAAATCAGAATGTTAGTCCCGTAAGTAAAATTGAAGGCGTAAGAAAAATTCTGGTACAGAAACAGAAGGAGATGGGTAAAAACGGCGGAGTTGTAATGGAAGGTCGGGATATTACAACGGTTGTTTTTCCAAATGCAGATGTAAAAATTTTTCTTACTGCCAGTATTGATGAAAGAGCAAGAAGAAGAGCTTTGGAGTTTGCTCAAAAAGGACAGCAAGTTGATATTGAAAAAGTTAAACAGAATATTCTTGAACGAGACAGAATTGATTCAAGCAGAGATGTAAGCCCATTAACAAAGAGTCCTGATGCTATTGAAATAGATACATCAAATTTATCAATTGATCAACAGGTAGATTTGATTTTAGAAGAATCAAAAAAAGTTGCAGATAAAAAAGGAATTAAATTAACAATAAACTAA
- the dnaX gene encoding DNA polymerase III subunit gamma/tau: MTYQVTARKWRPQKFEEVVGQEHITETLKNSLRKNRIAHAYIFTGPRGVGKTTTARILAKALNCLQPVDFEPCNKCDMCRAINEMQSMDIIEIDAATNRGIDEVRTLRESVKYAPTLGKYKVYIIDEVHMLTTESFNAFLKTLEEPPAHTIFVFATTDIHKVPPTIISRCQRFDFRRLQIETIKHQLKKIADEEKIKIDDKALTIIAKKADGGMRDAQSYFDQVIAFCGENVDSETVSKILNLIDEETYFNISDAIISKSFQTVFDTINTIYQNGWDFTDFLDGLIEHFRNILTVVLTNKTDQIECAEIYKPKYLQTSKEFSKGDLLRILNFLAKSQQELRFSNNRKLKLEIILSHLIGLEKSATISEIISALEEGKASDFSDEPIKKKPIDKLAEPTPLIKNTSPLKKEKKSSEEFQSSQISASVASSSTVKANINNFDEIVSRWNLFVEDISKEKAFLLAPIFSKVQPASIDGNKLYLENLEPGFMETLSLNQEYLEKKSMNFFGKKLQFVEKKPEKNNEIKYTTQKASKSSISDPFERTIIEELGGREIS, encoded by the coding sequence ATGACATATCAAGTAACAGCACGAAAATGGCGTCCACAAAAATTCGAAGAAGTTGTCGGACAAGAGCATATAACAGAAACATTAAAAAATTCTCTTCGTAAAAACAGAATTGCACACGCCTATATTTTTACAGGTCCTCGTGGAGTTGGTAAAACAACCACAGCACGAATTCTCGCAAAGGCACTAAATTGTCTTCAACCTGTTGACTTCGAACCTTGTAACAAATGCGATATGTGTAGAGCTATCAATGAAATGCAATCGATGGATATAATCGAGATAGATGCTGCAACAAATCGTGGAATTGATGAAGTTAGAACTCTGAGAGAATCAGTTAAGTATGCTCCGACTCTTGGCAAATACAAAGTTTATATCATTGATGAAGTGCATATGTTAACAACTGAATCGTTCAATGCATTCCTTAAGACTTTGGAAGAACCACCTGCTCATACCATTTTTGTGTTTGCCACAACTGATATTCATAAAGTTCCACCAACTATCATTTCACGATGTCAGAGATTTGATTTCCGAAGACTTCAGATTGAAACCATTAAACATCAGTTGAAAAAGATTGCTGATGAAGAGAAAATAAAAATTGATGATAAAGCTCTTACAATCATTGCTAAAAAAGCTGATGGTGGAATGCGAGATGCACAAAGTTATTTCGATCAGGTTATAGCATTCTGCGGCGAAAATGTTGATTCAGAAACAGTATCCAAAATCTTGAATTTAATTGACGAAGAAACTTACTTCAATATATCAGATGCGATTATTTCTAAAAGTTTCCAAACAGTTTTTGACACAATAAATACTATTTATCAAAATGGATGGGACTTTACTGATTTTCTTGATGGCTTGATTGAACACTTCAGAAATATTCTTACAGTTGTATTAACAAATAAAACCGATCAGATTGAATGTGCAGAAATCTACAAACCAAAATATTTACAGACATCAAAAGAATTTTCGAAAGGTGATTTGTTAAGAATACTTAACTTCCTTGCAAAGTCACAACAAGAGTTGAGGTTTTCAAACAATCGTAAACTTAAGCTTGAAATAATTTTATCTCACTTAATAGGACTTGAAAAGTCTGCAACAATTTCAGAAATAATTTCAGCATTAGAAGAAGGAAAAGCTTCTGACTTTAGTGATGAGCCAATAAAAAAAAAGCCCATCGATAAATTAGCAGAGCCAACACCCTTAATAAAAAATACAAGCCCATTAAAAAAAGAAAAAAAATCATCTGAAGAATTTCAATCTTCCCAAATCAGTGCATCAGTTGCTTCTTCTTCAACTGTAAAAGCTAACATCAATAACTTCGATGAAATTGTTTCCCGATGGAATTTATTTGTGGAAGATATTTCAAAAGAAAAAGCATTTCTGCTTGCACCTATTTTCAGCAAGGTTCAGCCAGCCAGTATTGATGGAAATAAACTTTATCTTGAAAATCTTGAACCAGGTTTTATGGAAACATTGAGTTTGAATCAGGAATATTTAGAGAAAAAATCCATGAACTTTTTTGGTAAAAAACTACAATTTGTCGAGAAAAAACCTGAAAAAAACAACGAAATTAAGTACACTACTCAAAAAGCCAGTAAATCCTCAATTTCAGACCCATTCGAAAGAACAATTATTGAAGAGCTTGGAGGTCGGGAAATCTCATAA
- a CDS encoding GAF domain-containing protein, with the protein MAEVLEIKKDAQLSEQYELLIRQLKSLLSKEERLITNLSNLTAALKQTFDKISWVGFYLFDGEILYLGPFQGKVACTTIKLGTGVCGTAAEKGETIIVPDVNKFPGHIFCDPDSKSEIVVPMFKNKKLIGVLDVDSDSFNSFDETDKKYLEEIVKFLTEEIIN; encoded by the coding sequence ATGGCCGAAGTTTTAGAAATAAAAAAGGATGCCCAGCTTTCTGAGCAATATGAATTGTTAATCAGGCAATTAAAAAGTCTTCTTTCCAAAGAAGAAAGATTAATTACTAATCTTTCTAATCTTACCGCAGCACTAAAACAAACATTCGATAAAATCAGTTGGGTCGGATTTTATTTATTCGATGGCGAAATTCTCTATCTCGGTCCATTTCAGGGAAAGGTTGCATGCACCACGATTAAACTTGGAACTGGTGTTTGCGGAACCGCTGCGGAAAAAGGTGAAACAATCATTGTACCTGATGTGAATAAATTTCCCGGTCATATCTTTTGCGATCCGGACTCAAAATCAGAAATTGTTGTTCCGATGTTTAAGAACAAAAAGTTGATTGGTGTTCTGGATGTTGATTCAGATTCATTTAATTCTTTTGATGAAACAGATAAAAAATATTTGGAAGAAATAGTTAAATTTCTGACAGAAGAAATAATCAACTAA
- the lon gene encoding endopeptidase La, translated as MTNIYGETEILTDNQKSFIDDIPDILPVLPLRDIVIYPYMIFPVLVGREQSIRAANYAAEKTKYIFLSTQIKSSIEDPTPADIYPEGTIAKIVQILKLPNGLMKILVDGLVQGRIVGFTERTDFFEAHIEAVFPKVEIDHEMNALVRQMTQLFKDYVKISRNVPNDTIAAFDNIEEPDRKLFYAAANVIQPIEVKQSILQKTTLKEQYYELIKILNSEIDILKIEKEIDSKVQENIAKTQRKFIIQEQIKILQDELGEDEDASPEFSKLRESIKKAKMPQEVEAKAMEELNKLKKTPPMSPESTVIRNYLDWLIDVPWSKKTKDNLNIKHVQKILDEDHFGLEKPKERIIEHIAVLNLVKQMKGQILCFVGPPGVGKTSLGKSIARALGRKFVRISLGGVRDEAEIRGHRRTYIGSMPGKIIQSMKRAGTINPVILLDEIDKMSMDFRGDPSAAMLEVLDPEQNHSFNDHYLEVDYNLSQVLFITTANVRYNIPLPLQDRMEIIELPGYLEYDKLEIAKRHILPKELKAHGLINKNVNVTVEAIRKIIREYTRESGVRNLEREIATVCRKIARDIVLKESSNGKSKTKTKYLVDENKVEEYLKVPRYRYSKHTKTLKVGSVTGLAWTSTGGEILNVDAAVMIGPGKLTLTGQLGNVMKESAHAALSYLRAHAKELHLHPDFFKGKEIHVHLPEGAIPKDGPSAGIAMAMAMYSAVSGIPATNNVAMTGEITLTGSILAIGGLTEKLLAAKRNQIETVLIPKENEIDLKEIPNEVKEGIKIVLIERIEDAIPYVFPSLKKSVKVKKKSKK; from the coding sequence ATGACTAACATTTACGGAGAAACTGAAATTTTAACAGACAATCAGAAAAGTTTTATCGATGACATTCCGGATATACTTCCGGTTCTTCCTTTAAGAGATATTGTTATTTATCCTTATATGATTTTCCCTGTTCTTGTTGGCAGAGAACAGTCAATTCGTGCAGCAAACTATGCTGCTGAAAAAACAAAATACATTTTCCTTTCTACTCAGATTAAATCAAGTATAGAAGATCCAACTCCCGCAGATATTTATCCTGAAGGAACTATAGCAAAGATTGTACAGATACTAAAACTACCAAATGGCTTGATGAAAATTCTTGTGGATGGACTTGTGCAGGGAAGAATTGTTGGCTTTACTGAAAGAACTGATTTTTTTGAAGCCCACATCGAAGCTGTATTTCCTAAAGTAGAAATTGATCACGAGATGAATGCACTCGTTCGTCAGATGACTCAGTTATTTAAGGACTATGTAAAAATCAGCAGAAATGTTCCCAATGATACTATTGCTGCATTTGATAATATCGAAGAGCCGGACAGAAAATTATTTTATGCTGCTGCAAATGTTATTCAACCAATCGAAGTTAAACAATCTATCCTTCAGAAAACTACACTTAAAGAACAATATTATGAGCTTATCAAAATTCTGAACTCAGAAATAGATATTCTGAAAATAGAAAAAGAAATTGATTCAAAGGTTCAGGAAAATATCGCAAAGACTCAGCGTAAATTTATTATTCAGGAACAGATAAAAATTCTTCAGGATGAACTTGGAGAAGATGAAGACGCTTCACCCGAATTTTCCAAACTTCGTGAATCAATTAAAAAAGCAAAAATGCCTCAGGAAGTTGAAGCCAAAGCAATGGAGGAACTTAATAAGTTAAAGAAAACTCCTCCGATGTCTCCTGAATCAACTGTTATAAGAAATTATCTCGATTGGTTAATTGATGTTCCCTGGTCAAAAAAGACAAAGGATAATTTGAACATAAAACATGTTCAGAAAATTCTTGATGAAGATCATTTCGGATTAGAAAAACCAAAAGAAAGAATTATCGAACACATCGCTGTCCTTAATCTTGTTAAACAAATGAAAGGACAGATTCTCTGTTTTGTTGGACCTCCGGGAGTTGGAAAAACTTCTTTAGGTAAATCAATTGCCAGAGCATTAGGAAGAAAGTTTGTAAGAATAAGTCTTGGTGGTGTTCGTGACGAAGCTGAAATAAGAGGACACCGAAGAACTTACATTGGTTCGATGCCTGGGAAAATTATTCAGTCAATGAAAAGAGCCGGAACTATTAATCCCGTAATTCTTCTCGATGAAATTGATAAAATGAGTATGGATTTCCGCGGCGATCCTTCGGCAGCGATGCTTGAAGTACTTGATCCTGAACAGAATCATTCATTCAATGATCATTATCTTGAAGTTGACTATAATTTAAGTCAGGTGCTGTTTATCACTACTGCAAATGTTCGCTATAATATTCCGCTTCCTCTTCAGGACAGAATGGAAATAATTGAATTACCGGGTTACCTTGAATATGATAAACTTGAGATTGCAAAAAGACACATTCTTCCGAAAGAGTTAAAAGCTCACGGACTAATAAATAAAAATGTAAATGTTACAGTTGAAGCAATAAGAAAAATTATTCGTGAATACACTCGCGAATCCGGTGTAAGAAACCTTGAGAGGGAAATTGCAACAGTCTGCAGAAAAATTGCACGAGATATTGTTCTGAAAGAATCTTCGAATGGAAAATCGAAAACGAAAACCAAATATCTTGTTGATGAAAATAAAGTTGAAGAATATCTGAAAGTTCCGAGATATCGTTATTCAAAGCATACTAAAACTCTTAAAGTTGGAAGTGTTACCGGATTGGCATGGACAAGTACAGGCGGAGAAATTCTGAATGTTGACGCAGCTGTTATGATAGGTCCCGGTAAACTAACTTTAACAGGACAACTTGGCAATGTTATGAAAGAATCTGCCCATGCTGCCCTAAGTTATTTAAGAGCACACGCAAAAGAACTGCATCTTCATCCGGACTTTTTCAAAGGCAAAGAAATTCATGTTCACTTACCTGAAGGTGCAATTCCAAAAGATGGTCCTTCTGCAGGAATTGCTATGGCAATGGCAATGTATTCTGCTGTGAGCGGAATACCTGCAACAAACAATGTTGCAATGACCGGAGAGATTACGCTCACAGGTTCTATTTTAGCAATCGGAGGACTAACTGAAAAGCTGCTTGCTGCAAAAAGAAATCAGATAGAAACTGTTCTTATTCCGAAAGAAAATGAAATTGATTTGAAAGAAATTCCAAACGAAGTAAAAGAGGGAATTAAAATAGTTCTGATTGAAAGAATTGAAGACGCAATTCCTTATGTATTCCCTTCTCTAAAAAAATCAGTTAAGGTTAAAAAGAAATCAAAGAAATAA
- a CDS encoding T9SS type A sorting domain-containing protein, whose protein sequence is MPVNKTKIFLLLISFIFSYPNQNPAQSIFDSNFGINGIAIPQIRASNVGLWSLSLQKDKKIVAAGWAYTDEESPSDISVVRLFEDGEQDTSFNSSGLFSIGNGTWEDAYATAIQSDGKILIGGRHFRLTNWDFIIFRLNEDGTLDSSFGTNGFFIKDFFGKDDRLFSMDIQSDGKIVACGFAEKFNWDFAIIRLNSDGKIDSTFGNNGSKVINIGSYNDVAFSIKAQNDGKIIICGWTYIFGSWDFALVRLNSDGSLDNSFGSTGIVTTDYHHLYNTAHSVAIQSDGKYILAGYTFKPGFPDYDVMLVRYNYDGTVDKSFGDNGIVLADYDNADDFAWVVKTDSYDKILVGGIKTIDGLKNLLVARFNSDGSPDISFGKKGSFDFNFFGFDEEVRDLLIQPDGKILLTGYYSDRKTQKAFVVRLDNPYNSINNKPEILLNNFPNPFNSSTKISYIIPTNLVSDGLIYSPVTIKVYDLLGREIETLVDGFQEPGYYEVQFPSNKESENLSSGIYFYRIDINGISQTKKMLLVR, encoded by the coding sequence TTGCCCGTCAATAAAACTAAAATATTTTTATTGCTTATCTCTTTTATATTTTCATACCCGAATCAAAATCCTGCTCAAAGTATATTCGATTCAAACTTCGGAATAAATGGTATTGCAATTCCACAAATAAGAGCTTCAAATGTTGGTTTGTGGTCCTTATCTCTTCAGAAAGATAAAAAAATAGTTGCAGCCGGCTGGGCTTATACTGATGAAGAATCTCCGAGCGATATTTCAGTTGTAAGATTATTTGAGGATGGAGAACAGGATACTTCATTTAATTCATCAGGATTATTCAGTATTGGAAATGGAACCTGGGAAGATGCTTATGCTACAGCTATTCAAAGTGATGGAAAAATTTTAATCGGAGGAAGGCATTTCAGATTAACTAATTGGGATTTCATTATTTTCAGATTAAATGAAGACGGAACATTGGATTCTTCATTTGGAACGAACGGATTTTTTATTAAAGATTTTTTTGGTAAAGACGACCGTCTTTTTTCAATGGACATTCAATCCGATGGGAAAATAGTAGCTTGTGGTTTTGCAGAAAAATTTAACTGGGACTTCGCAATAATCAGATTAAATTCTGATGGGAAAATTGATTCAACTTTTGGTAACAATGGAAGCAAAGTTATTAATATCGGTTCATATAACGATGTTGCTTTTTCAATCAAAGCTCAAAATGATGGAAAAATTATCATCTGTGGTTGGACTTACATTTTTGGTAGTTGGGATTTTGCTCTGGTACGATTAAACTCTGATGGTTCTCTCGATAATAGTTTTGGTTCAACCGGAATTGTAACAACGGATTATCATCATCTTTATAATACTGCTCATTCTGTTGCCATTCAAAGTGATGGGAAATACATTCTTGCCGGATATACCTTTAAACCCGGTTTTCCCGATTACGATGTAATGTTAGTCAGGTATAATTACGATGGAACTGTTGATAAATCTTTTGGAGATAATGGAATTGTTTTAGCAGATTATGATAATGCGGATGATTTTGCCTGGGTTGTAAAAACTGATTCTTACGATAAGATTTTAGTTGGTGGAATAAAAACGATTGATGGATTAAAGAATTTATTAGTCGCTCGGTTTAACAGCGATGGTTCACCTGATATTTCTTTTGGTAAAAAAGGCTCATTTGATTTTAATTTCTTTGGTTTTGATGAAGAAGTGAGAGACTTGCTTATTCAACCCGACGGGAAAATACTTTTAACGGGTTATTATTCCGACAGAAAAACCCAAAAGGCATTTGTGGTTCGATTGGATAATCCCTACAATTCAATTAACAATAAACCAGAAATTTTGTTAAACAACTTTCCCAATCCTTTCAATTCATCAACCAAAATTTCTTATATTATTCCAACAAATCTTGTATCTGATGGTTTAATTTATTCCCCGGTTACAATAAAGGTTTATGATTTGCTCGGTAGAGAGATTGAAACTCTTGTTGATGGATTTCAGGAACCTGGTTACTATGAAGTTCAATTTCCATCAAATAAAGAATCAGAAAATTTAAGCAGCGGAATTTATTTTTATCGGATTGATATAAATGGTATTTCACAAACAAAAAAAATGCTACTTGTAAGGTAG
- a CDS encoding inositol monophosphatase family protein: MINDLIQIAKEAGGIIRNAHGTRFSVEVKSDNLKNLVTEIDKKSEKTIIDFVRKKYPSHNILAEEGGEHKSSSEYLWVIDPLDGTTNFAHGLPIFSVSIGIQYKDETIAGVVYDVMRDVLYSAEKGSGAFENGKRINVNSNDNIAESLLVTGFPYNVAENPEKVFERFIEMLKVARAVRRLGSAAIDFCYVANGVFDGFWEVHLNPWDICAGKLIVEEAGGKVTDFNGNPISIFNKTILSTNGKIHDKMIELLNKV; encoded by the coding sequence ATGATAAATGACTTAATTCAAATTGCGAAAGAAGCTGGTGGAATAATCCGGAATGCTCACGGAACAAGATTTTCAGTCGAAGTTAAATCAGATAATCTAAAAAATCTTGTAACTGAAATTGATAAAAAATCCGAGAAAACGATTATTGATTTTGTAAGAAAAAAATATCCTTCACATAACATTCTTGCTGAAGAAGGTGGTGAGCATAAAAGTTCTTCTGAATATCTTTGGGTAATTGATCCGCTGGATGGAACCACTAATTTTGCCCACGGTTTACCAATCTTCTCTGTTTCCATCGGCATTCAGTACAAAGATGAAACTATTGCCGGTGTTGTTTATGATGTTATGAGAGATGTCCTTTACTCTGCAGAAAAGGGTAGTGGTGCATTCGAAAATGGAAAAAGAATTAATGTGAATTCCAATGATAATATTGCAGAAAGTTTACTCGTTACAGGATTTCCGTACAATGTCGCAGAAAATCCTGAAAAAGTATTTGAGAGATTTATTGAAATGCTGAAAGTTGCTCGTGCCGTAAGAAGACTCGGTTCGGCTGCAATTGATTTTTGTTATGTTGCTAATGGTGTGTTTGATGGATTTTGGGAAGTACATTTAAATCCGTGGGATATTTGTGCCGGTAAATTAATTGTTGAAGAAGCTGGTGGAAAGGTTACGGATTTTAATGGTAATCCAATTTCAATTTTTAATAAGACTATTCTTTCCACCAACGGAAAGATTCATGATAAAATGATTGAACTACTCAACAAAGTTTAA